GTCCACAGGAACCCTGGAGGACTTATGTGGAGCCTGCGAGGCGAACCGTCTCGCTCAGTTCATCACCCTCGTATCACCATTCTTTTGGGCCTCAGtctgaaaatgagccccacaacccGCAGTCTTCTTTCATACCTCTACAGTGGTCAAATTCTCACCATTCTTTCAACGACCCGACACCCTTctttcagagccggttcaacccggcaaactATATTGAggaaccagtgggttttaacccactaggacctgaagatcATTTCTCGGGCGACCATGCCATGGACATggacgaagacacggatcccGCCGAGCCGCCAACCCGGACCCCCACTCACCCTATTGAGATTTCTAATGGGTCCTCTTTTCATGGATCACTTTATCGTGGTCCAGATAGTTATCAGGCGAGGTTCACCCAGTATGATTGGGTGTTTACACCTTCTTACCTTTTCTCGCCccatcagcagcaacaacaacaggatccttctgaagATTCTcgttttgtggcagtcactccaccgccaccaccaccagtgcAACAACCGCCTCCAGAGCCACCGAGGCGACgaagatcaaacgcacggatgtccgtgcgaggaggagtgcgTATCAGCACCCCTCAACCTTCAAGtggtagccactacccgccactccatgaagacccgcagatgggtgggccttcaaacccCGTCTCGGAAGTAGAGACTGCGCCTGTCGCGCCACCGTTGGGTTTTGGTAACCCAATTCCTGCATACGTCGGTTCAGCGGCGTACAACCTATTTGAGCAGCCGGCCCACACCAACTACAACTATGCCGAGGCCGACCCATACTTGGTAGCAGCGAACTACAACGCTCTCCACCCCGAGGGGCCTTATGGAGCTCCTTGGGGAGTTGGATACCCAGCTTATGGGTACCAAcaaccgccacctcctcaacctccacATCAGCAGCCCCCGCAGCAGCAATTGATACCACCAGAACGCCAACAAGAGGTTCTTGATAGGTTGAGCCAGGTAGAGCGGGAAGTTCAAGCAGAGCGCAGGAACAACCAAGGCTTCTTCAAAGGTTTGGCAAGCCTAATCAAGGGGAAGACCAAGAGAAGGGATTTTTGAAGAtccttgtttattttatttattttgtaatcATGTCCCTGCATGGACATTTATTTCTATacttagcccctgcgtgggcatgtccttctgtattctgcccctgcgtgggcatgtcttctGTTGACCCCTACGtgggtatgtttgtttgtttagcccctgcgcgggcatgttatttcatgtagaagtcccgtttagggcaaatctGTACTTGTTTAATTTTTAATGGAATGatttattttaaattttcatttttgttattaattatatgcataaacataaaacatgaaataaatgaaaaataacaTTCCTTTATATAAGATCTATCATTATAATAAAAtgacaaaatctaaaaaggacaagacctagccacgtgtcatcttaagacagggccaagatggtagttccacaattagattcagatccttgttaacacctcaatttaggattgttctgcgttaaataataaaaagaatcttaaaggtaaaacctagtctatatgtcattgcagacatggccaagatggtaaaacttat
The Helianthus annuus cultivar XRQ/B chromosome 6, HanXRQr2.0-SUNRISE, whole genome shotgun sequence genome window above contains:
- the LOC110944317 gene encoding proline-rich proteoglycan 2-like, with the translated sequence MPPRFRRGRGKAPFTSHDHEAGPSHRRTPSITTSTSPQEPWRTYVEPARRTVSLSSSPSYHHSFGPQSENEPHNPQSSFIPLQWSNSHHSFNDPTPFFQSRFNPANYIEEPVGFNPLGPEDHFSGDHAMDMDEDTDPAEPPTRTPTHPIEISNGSSFHGSLYRGPDSYQARFTQYDWVFTPSYLFSPHQQQQQQDPSEDSRFVAVTPPPPPPVQQPPPEPPRRRRSNARMSVRGGMGGPSNPVSEVETAPVAPPLGFGNPIPAYVGSAAYNLFEQPAHTNYNYAEADPYLVAANYNALHPEGPYGAPWGVGYPAYGYQQPPPPQPPHQQPPQQQLIPPERQQEVLDRLSQVEREVQAERRNNQGFFKGLASLIKGKTKRRDF